A stretch of the Poseidonibacter parvus genome encodes the following:
- a CDS encoding efflux RND transporter periplasmic adaptor subunit — translation MKYILSALIIGFTILNAQILEVSQVFNKKLVKVQKEHIGTLKSFYGTSALNETKIYDIVTRFDGYITNLYANEQYKSIKKGKALFTIYSDEINSIQQELQIAKKFNKSLINSNIEKLKALDINSSTIKRIKSSKKTIKNISFYSPSNAIILQKNINKGSFAKKGKLLLQLASLDELWFIASVYQKDLSFIKKDMKARIYLDGIKKPIVSKVDMIYPTLDLKTKTVDVRFVLENKDLKLIPNMFGKVDIKTIEKEMLTLPKTAVLSKGDKFFVFQNLSKTEFEPIEVKAKRISSNKYEIIEGLEEGQSVINNALFLLDSDATTNGLYSSDDDDDW, via the coding sequence ATGAAATATATCTTAAGTGCCCTAATAATAGGCTTTACAATACTGAATGCTCAAATTCTTGAAGTTTCACAAGTATTCAATAAAAAGCTCGTCAAAGTACAAAAAGAGCATATAGGTACTTTAAAAAGCTTTTATGGAACAAGTGCTTTAAATGAAACAAAAATTTATGATATTGTTACAAGATTTGATGGATATATTACAAATTTATATGCAAACGAACAATATAAAAGTATAAAAAAAGGAAAAGCACTTTTTACAATATATTCTGATGAAATAAATTCAATACAGCAAGAATTACAAATTGCTAAGAAATTTAATAAATCATTAATAAATAGTAATATTGAAAAACTAAAAGCTTTAGATATAAATTCTTCAACTATTAAAAGAATAAAATCTTCAAAAAAGACAATTAAAAATATTTCATTTTATTCTCCTTCAAATGCAATTATTTTACAAAAAAACATTAACAAAGGAAGTTTTGCTAAAAAAGGAAAACTTTTACTCCAGCTTGCCTCTTTAGATGAGCTTTGGTTTATAGCTTCTGTTTATCAAAAAGATTTAAGCTTTATAAAAAAAGATATGAAAGCAAGAATATATCTTGATGGAATAAAAAAACCTATAGTTTCAAAAGTTGATATGATTTATCCTACACTTGATTTAAAAACTAAAACAGTAGATGTAAGATTTGTATTAGAAAATAAAGATTTAAAACTAATTCCTAATATGTTTGGAAAAGTTGATATTAAAACTATTGAAAAAGAAATGCTGACTTTACCTAAAACAGCAGTACTTTCAAAAGGTGATAAGTTTTTTGTTTTTCAAAACCTTTCAAAAACAGAATTTGAACCAATAGAAGTAAAAGCAAAAAGGATTTCTTCTAATAAGTATGAAATTATAGAAGGTTTAGAAGAAGGACA
- a CDS encoding TolC family protein, whose translation MLKKTLLFSSLLFFNILNAQNINSLIDYSFKQNYNLKALEQSIKSAKEQIELSSKWNNPNLSFGVNDIQFDDVSRRDLEPMQSAFIGISQVVPINDKLKTKEKIAKNDYEISKYLLEDKKLEYKSKIYEYVYYIKLVEKRLALYEEFKINTKNLEKLLTQLYTYNKASQVQILNTQILYENLKLKSQKLKTILNTINLKLEQITYKKIEDIDINLSVKEVKLSMAIDTHPMILLLEQASKKQDNISVLEKEKKNSDVKVSLSYFQRDSKYEDYVNVSLSIPLSIYGSEDLKAKKAKIKTLELNHKLQDTKMTFINKIKTYQSNINDSIKTINIIENNILPKFSHLQKVLEAYNSNGFSNNIDSSSLIKNLNEIIKYKLQAIDEKEKYFTAIAKSMYLREEVQ comes from the coding sequence ATGTTAAAAAAGACTCTTCTATTCTCATCACTACTGTTTTTTAATATTTTAAATGCTCAGAATATAAATAGTTTAATAGATTATAGTTTTAAACAAAACTATAATCTAAAAGCTTTAGAACAAAGTATTAAAAGTGCAAAAGAACAAATAGAACTTTCTTCTAAATGGAATAATCCAAATTTATCTTTTGGTGTAAATGATATACAGTTTGATGATGTTTCAAGAAGAGATTTAGAACCAATGCAATCTGCATTTATAGGTATTTCGCAAGTGGTACCTATAAATGATAAACTTAAAACAAAAGAGAAAATAGCTAAAAATGATTATGAAATATCAAAATATTTATTAGAGGATAAAAAACTAGAATATAAATCTAAAATATATGAATATGTTTATTATATAAAGTTAGTAGAAAAGAGATTAGCTTTATATGAAGAGTTTAAAATAAATACTAAAAATCTTGAAAAACTATTAACGCAACTTTATACATATAATAAAGCATCTCAAGTACAAATATTGAATACACAAATATTATATGAAAATTTAAAGCTAAAATCACAAAAATTAAAAACAATATTAAATACAATAAATTTAAAACTTGAGCAAATAACATATAAAAAAATAGAAGATATAGATATTAATCTAAGTGTAAAAGAAGTGAAGTTATCTATGGCTATTGATACTCATCCGATGATTTTATTATTAGAGCAAGCATCAAAGAAACAAGATAATATTTCTGTTTTAGAAAAAGAAAAGAAGAATTCAGATGTAAAAGTTTCACTTAGTTATTTTCAAAGAGATAGTAAATATGAAGATTATGTAAATGTTTCTTTATCTATTCCTTTATCTATTTATGGAAGTGAAGATTTAAAAGCTAAAAAAGCAAAAATTAAAACTCTTGAATTAAATCATAAACTCCAAGATACAAAAATGACTTTTATAAATAAAATCAAAACTTATCAAAGTAATATTAATGATTCTATAAAAACAATAAATATTATTGAAAATAATATCCTTCCAAAATTTAGTCATTTACAAAAAGTTTTAGAAGCATACAATTCAAACGGTTTTTCAAATAATATTGATTCAAGTTCTCTTATAAAAAATCTAAATGAAATTATAAAATATAAACTACAAGCTATTGATGAAAAAGAAAAATATTTCACTGCAATAGCAAAATCAATGTATTTAAGAGAGGAAGTCCAATGA